The following are from one region of the Geotrypetes seraphini chromosome 12, aGeoSer1.1, whole genome shotgun sequence genome:
- the LOC117346746 gene encoding uncharacterized protein LOC117346746 isoform X2: MPQPKVPAFLPGGRDPGVSDGGAAGVQERPGCSGSERSSAFGGVVAAGGGAAGPSHPSSSLPGVAVRGVSASGPVSSGGTAVGGISSGGVVEPGPSSQGSCGRSYSLWIIGHSFIHWASERAAIRPGGRHLGLSHLGLHVSWWGQRGMRWSQLLLLLERLRSCPRHPDLLLLHLGGNDVDACSGKDLVNLIKDDLRIVLDWFPGVLLIWSDIVPRPRCLASRRWTRGLSKLNRQVGKWVVSQGGLQLMHEWVDLSCGGLFHKDGVHLSAVGWDLLLDDFASGCERVLALC, from the exons ATGCCTCAGCCCAAG GTGCCtgcatttcttcctggtggtcgGGATCCTGGAGTATCAGACGGGGGAGCTGCGGGAGTGCAAGAGCGGCCAGGATGTTCCGGATCGGAGCGCAGTTCGGCGTTCGGTGGTGTGGTAGCTGCTGGCGGTGGCGCTGCGGGACCTTCTCATCCCTCGTCTTCCTTGCCTGGGGTTGCTGTTAGGGGCGTCTCGGCTTCTGGACCTGTTTCTTCCGGTGGGACTGCTGTCGGCGGCATCTCTTCTGGCGGAGTCGTGGAACCAGGACCTTCTTCACAGG GTTCCTGTGGGCGTTCTTATTCCTTGTGGATCATTGGCCACTCCTTTATACATTGGGCATCGGAGAGAGCGGCGATCCGTCCTGGTGGTCGTCATTTGGGACTGAGCCATCTGGGACTGCATGTGTCTTGGTGGGGTCAACGTGGGATGCGATGGAGTCAATTGCTGCTGTTGCTCGAGCGCCTTCGTTCGTGTCCTCGTCATCCAGATTTACTGTTGTTGCACCTTGGGGGGAACGATGTGGATGCCTGTTCCGGGAAGGACTTAGTGAATCTTATCAAGGATGACCTCAGGATTGTATTGGATTGGTTTCCTGGGGTTTTATTGATTTGGTCTGATATTGTGCCCCGCCCTCGTTGTTTAGCGTCACGGCGTTGGACCCGGGGGTTGTCAAAATTGAATAGGCAAGTGGGTAAGTGGGTGGTTAGTCAAGGGGGTCTACAATTAATGCATGAGTGGGTGGATTTATCTTGTGGTGGTCTGTTTCACAAAGATGGGGTTCATTTGTCGGCGGTGGGTTGGGATCTTCTCCTTGATGATTTCGCGTCGGGTTGTGAGAGGGTCCTGGCCTTATGTTGA
- the LOC117346746 gene encoding uncharacterized protein LOC117346746 isoform X1, which translates to MPSSSYGASWGVPLGVAGGILPGPASLFSWSPQVPAFLPGGRDPGVSDGGAAGVQERPGCSGSERSSAFGGVVAAGGGAAGPSHPSSSLPGVAVRGVSASGPVSSGGTAVGGISSGGVVEPGPSSQGSCGRSYSLWIIGHSFIHWASERAAIRPGGRHLGLSHLGLHVSWWGQRGMRWSQLLLLLERLRSCPRHPDLLLLHLGGNDVDACSGKDLVNLIKDDLRIVLDWFPGVLLIWSDIVPRPRCLASRRWTRGLSKLNRQVGKWVVSQGGLQLMHEWVDLSCGGLFHKDGVHLSAVGWDLLLDDFASGCERVLALC; encoded by the exons ATGCCTAGTAGTAGTTATGGTGCTAGTTGGGGTGTCCCTTTGGGTGTGGCTGGGGGTATTTTGCCTGGTCCTGCCTCCTTGTTTTCTTGGTCTCCGCAGGTGCCtgcatttcttcctggtggtcgGGATCCTGGAGTATCAGACGGGGGAGCTGCGGGAGTGCAAGAGCGGCCAGGATGTTCCGGATCGGAGCGCAGTTCGGCGTTCGGTGGTGTGGTAGCTGCTGGCGGTGGCGCTGCGGGACCTTCTCATCCCTCGTCTTCCTTGCCTGGGGTTGCTGTTAGGGGCGTCTCGGCTTCTGGACCTGTTTCTTCCGGTGGGACTGCTGTCGGCGGCATCTCTTCTGGCGGAGTCGTGGAACCAGGACCTTCTTCACAGG GTTCCTGTGGGCGTTCTTATTCCTTGTGGATCATTGGCCACTCCTTTATACATTGGGCATCGGAGAGAGCGGCGATCCGTCCTGGTGGTCGTCATTTGGGACTGAGCCATCTGGGACTGCATGTGTCTTGGTGGGGTCAACGTGGGATGCGATGGAGTCAATTGCTGCTGTTGCTCGAGCGCCTTCGTTCGTGTCCTCGTCATCCAGATTTACTGTTGTTGCACCTTGGGGGGAACGATGTGGATGCCTGTTCCGGGAAGGACTTAGTGAATCTTATCAAGGATGACCTCAGGATTGTATTGGATTGGTTTCCTGGGGTTTTATTGATTTGGTCTGATATTGTGCCCCGCCCTCGTTGTTTAGCGTCACGGCGTTGGACCCGGGGGTTGTCAAAATTGAATAGGCAAGTGGGTAAGTGGGTGGTTAGTCAAGGGGGTCTACAATTAATGCATGAGTGGGTGGATTTATCTTGTGGTGGTCTGTTTCACAAAGATGGGGTTCATTTGTCGGCGGTGGGTTGGGATCTTCTCCTTGATGATTTCGCGTCGGGTTGTGAGAGGGTCCTGGCCTTATGTTGA